From Acidobacteriota bacterium, a single genomic window includes:
- a CDS encoding C69 family dipeptidase produces MASPLRLRKFLLVSLPLVALLLCLQPGFARQQPVDGPVCECEGCTSILVGKAASIDGSTITSHSCDSTTDRTWMTMEPNRKHKPGEVATVWLDPKETKGPDDTDRIPTGEIPQVAETYQFLNAAYPIMNEHQLAIGETTFGGKRELKSDNGIIDCPELYRLVLERAKTAREAIRIADELTKQYGYTDSGEAFTFADPNETWLFEILGPGKGKKGAVWAAVRIPDDHVSVSANASRIRRLNLADKEHVMASANVLTLAQELGWWSPTGGGEFEFCYAYGGRTSMGSRRREWRALSRIAPSLKLDANAENFPVSVKAERKLSVNDVFEIFRDTYQDTPYDMTRTLMKVDASGKATKNPIANPFMNNDYLDAFRIPSERTIACKRSTYLQVTQSRGWLPSPIGGLVWLGYDNPMTTPHMPFYIGISQMPASFMVDGRAKFRRDCAWWAFRQVSQLAFLRWQPMVMDIEKVWRPIEAKAYADQARIEAEAVALYKQDPAKAREFLTKYSHAIANGAVEAYWKLADDLWGRYTNYF; encoded by the coding sequence ATGGCCAGTCCCTTACGCCTGCGCAAGTTCCTCCTCGTCTCACTCCCCCTGGTCGCCTTGCTGCTCTGTCTGCAGCCGGGTTTCGCCCGCCAGCAACCGGTCGACGGACCTGTGTGCGAATGCGAGGGCTGCACGAGCATCCTGGTCGGCAAGGCGGCATCGATCGACGGGTCGACCATCACGTCCCATTCCTGCGACAGCACGACGGACCGCACCTGGATGACGATGGAGCCGAACCGGAAGCACAAGCCGGGCGAGGTGGCGACCGTGTGGCTGGATCCGAAGGAGACCAAAGGGCCCGACGATACGGATCGGATCCCGACGGGCGAGATCCCACAGGTTGCTGAGACCTATCAGTTCCTGAACGCCGCCTACCCGATCATGAACGAGCACCAGCTCGCCATCGGCGAGACGACCTTTGGCGGGAAGCGCGAGCTCAAGAGCGACAACGGCATCATCGATTGCCCGGAGCTGTATCGGCTCGTACTCGAGCGCGCCAAGACCGCGCGCGAGGCGATTCGCATCGCGGACGAGCTGACGAAGCAGTACGGCTACACCGACTCCGGCGAGGCGTTCACCTTCGCGGATCCGAACGAGACATGGCTGTTCGAGATCCTCGGGCCGGGGAAGGGCAAGAAGGGCGCGGTGTGGGCAGCGGTTCGCATCCCGGACGACCATGTCTCGGTGTCGGCCAACGCGTCGCGGATCCGCCGCCTTAACCTGGCCGACAAAGAGCACGTCATGGCGTCGGCCAACGTGCTGACGCTGGCCCAGGAACTGGGGTGGTGGAGTCCGACAGGCGGGGGAGAGTTCGAGTTCTGCTACGCCTACGGTGGGCGCACCAGTATGGGCAGCCGGCGCCGCGAGTGGCGGGCGCTCAGCAGAATCGCGCCGTCGCTCAAGCTCGACGCCAACGCCGAGAACTTCCCCGTCTCGGTAAAAGCCGAGCGGAAGCTGTCGGTTAATGACGTCTTCGAGATCTTCCGCGACACCTACCAGGACACGCCGTACGACATGACGCGCACGCTGATGAAGGTCGACGCGTCGGGCAAGGCGACGAAGAACCCGATCGCGAACCCCTTCATGAACAACGACTACCTGGACGCGTTCAGGATTCCGTCGGAACGCACCATCGCCTGCAAGCGCTCCACCTACCTGCAGGTCACGCAGTCGAGGGGTTGGCTGCCAAGCCCGATCGGCGGTCTGGTGTGGCTCGGCTACGACAACCCGATGACCACCCCGCACATGCCGTTTTACATCGGGATCTCGCAGATGCCCGCGTCGTTTATGGTGGATGGCCGCGCGAAATTCCGCCGCGATTGCGCCTGGTGGGCCTTCCGGCAAGTCAGCCAGCTGGCATTCCTGCGCTGGCAGCCGATGGTCATGGACATCGAGAAGGTGTGGCGGCCGATCGAAGCGAAGGCCTACGCGGATCAGGCGAGGATCGAAGCCGAGGCGGTGGCCCTCTACAAGCAGGATCCGGCGAAGGCGCGGGAGTTCCTCACGAAGTACTCGCACGCGATCGCCAATGGCGCGGTCGAGGCGTACTGGAAACTCGCCGACGATTTGTGGGGCAGGTACACGAACTATTTCTAG
- a CDS encoding helix-turn-helix transcriptional regulator encodes MTVPLFILWTRKKKGLTQDQMAKALGVSQQAYRKLEIPGKSNPRLKTLSRLCGTLGLELELRPVE; translated from the coding sequence GTGACGGTCCCCCTGTTCATCCTGTGGACGCGCAAGAAGAAGGGCCTCACGCAGGACCAGATGGCGAAAGCGCTCGGCGTCTCGCAGCAGGCGTACCGAAAGTTAGAGATCCCCGGGAAGAGCAACCCGCGCCTGAAGACGCTGTCGCGGCTCTGCGGCACGCTGGGGCTGGAACTGGAACTGCGCCCCGTGGAGTGA
- a CDS encoding alpha/beta fold hydrolase — MVRARPVVVCLVVLSGLAVSGVVGLAQRTGSLQGASTAAPGYPAPVQGDYVLKNVAFAGGERLPELRLHYRTIGQPRKDGAGVVRNAVLVLHGTTGSGAQFLAQSFAGELFGAGQLLDATKYFLVLVDNIGHGGSSRPSDGLRAKFPKYGYRDMVTAQYRLLTEGLGVNHLRLVIGTSMGGMHSWLWGEMYPDFMDALMPLASLPTQISGRNRMWRRIAIDAIRSDPEWQDGNYSAQPRGLRTAAAMLNFMSSNPVMHQAAAPTLEAADQAFDAYVNNYLKTADANNVMYALQASWDYDPGPALEKIKVPLVAVNSADDLINPPELGILEREIRRVASGRAFVIPLSDKTRGHGSHTIAALWKNYLADLLAATEK, encoded by the coding sequence ATGGTGCGAGCGCGTCCTGTGGTCGTCTGCCTCGTCGTGCTGTCCGGTCTCGCGGTGTCCGGGGTCGTTGGCCTCGCGCAGCGGACCGGGTCACTCCAGGGAGCCTCCACGGCCGCCCCCGGGTATCCCGCGCCCGTTCAAGGTGACTACGTCCTCAAGAACGTCGCATTCGCCGGTGGCGAGCGCTTGCCCGAGTTGCGACTGCACTATCGTACGATCGGGCAACCTCGCAAGGATGGTGCGGGCGTGGTTCGCAATGCGGTGCTCGTGTTGCACGGCACGACCGGCAGCGGGGCGCAGTTTCTGGCACAGTCGTTTGCCGGTGAGTTGTTTGGCGCCGGCCAGTTGCTGGATGCGACGAAGTACTTCCTCGTGCTCGTCGACAACATTGGCCATGGCGGGTCGAGCCGGCCGAGCGACGGGCTGCGCGCGAAGTTTCCGAAGTACGGCTATCGGGACATGGTCACCGCCCAGTATCGGCTGCTCACCGAGGGCCTCGGCGTGAACCACCTGCGGCTTGTGATTGGCACGTCGATGGGCGGGATGCACTCGTGGCTGTGGGGTGAGATGTATCCCGATTTCATGGATGCGTTGATGCCGCTCGCCAGCCTGCCGACCCAGATTTCCGGGCGCAATCGCATGTGGCGCCGGATCGCCATCGATGCCATCCGCAGCGACCCCGAGTGGCAGGACGGAAACTATTCCGCGCAGCCGAGGGGCCTTCGCACGGCGGCCGCGATGCTCAATTTCATGAGCAGCAATCCCGTGATGCACCAGGCGGCGGCGCCCACCCTCGAAGCCGCCGACCAGGCGTTCGATGCCTACGTGAACAACTATCTGAAGACCGCCGACGCCAACAACGTGATGTACGCGCTCCAGGCTTCCTGGGATTACGATCCGGGCCCGGCACTCGAGAAGATCAAGGTGCCTCTGGTGGCCGTGAACTCGGCGGACGATCTCATCAATCCGCCCGAGCTGGGTATCCTCGAGCGGGAGATCAGGCGCGTCGCCAGCGGCCGTGCGTTCGTCATACCCCTGAGCGACAAGACACGCGGCCATGGGAGCCACACCATTGCGGCGCTGTGGAAGAACTACCTGGCGGATCTGCTTGCGGCCACCGAGAAGTAG
- a CDS encoding efflux RND transporter periplasmic adaptor subunit codes for MPVVTARVEQKPVPVTLQIVGTVEAMSSVQIRAQVTGQLSAIHFAEGQEVRTGQPLFSLDSRPFLAAVQQAEAVLARDTATLQNAQAQQARAETLFQRGLIPRDQYDSQRAGAASLTATVAADTAAVESARLNVQYADINSPISGRTGTLGAHAGDLVRANDTTPLVVINQLSPVYVTFSVPGRYVADIRHYQAQKPLSVTATGPADSTSIAPAAGNVGSTPRASNTGSGAASAPTAPAPSARGVLSFIDNTVDSTTGTIRLKGTFPNSDRQLWPGAFVQVTLQLTTNSNALVVPVTALQVSQDGQYVYIVKADRTVEMRMVRAERQQGDQVVIAAGVSAGEVVVTDGQLRLTPGASVSERGDTGRGRGPVGGRSGSQAKDNGGQRGGQ; via the coding sequence GTGCCGGTCGTAACAGCGCGGGTCGAGCAGAAGCCCGTGCCGGTCACCCTGCAGATCGTCGGGACGGTCGAGGCGATGTCCAGCGTGCAGATTCGGGCGCAGGTGACCGGCCAATTGAGCGCCATTCATTTCGCGGAAGGCCAGGAGGTCCGGACAGGGCAGCCGCTCTTCAGCCTCGATTCCCGGCCCTTCCTGGCGGCCGTCCAGCAGGCTGAGGCAGTCCTGGCCCGTGACACGGCCACGTTGCAGAACGCGCAGGCCCAGCAGGCGCGAGCCGAGACGCTGTTCCAGCGCGGGCTGATTCCGCGCGACCAGTACGACAGCCAGCGCGCCGGCGCGGCGTCCCTGACTGCAACCGTGGCGGCTGACACGGCCGCGGTCGAGAGCGCCCGGTTGAACGTTCAGTACGCGGACATCAACTCACCCATCAGCGGACGAACGGGAACGCTCGGGGCGCACGCGGGAGACCTGGTCCGAGCCAACGACACAACCCCCCTCGTCGTCATCAATCAGCTGTCACCGGTCTACGTGACCTTCTCCGTCCCGGGGCGCTACGTGGCAGACATTCGTCACTACCAGGCGCAGAAGCCTCTGTCGGTCACCGCGACCGGGCCAGCAGATTCGACCTCGATCGCTCCTGCCGCCGGGAACGTGGGATCCACGCCGCGTGCGAGTAACACAGGAAGTGGGGCGGCTTCAGCCCCAACCGCACCGGCCCCCTCGGCCAGAGGCGTCCTCAGTTTCATCGACAACACCGTGGATTCGACGACGGGAACGATCCGTTTGAAGGGAACGTTCCCGAACAGCGATCGCCAGTTGTGGCCGGGCGCGTTCGTGCAGGTGACGCTCCAGTTGACGACCAACTCCAACGCCCTGGTCGTGCCGGTGACCGCCCTGCAGGTGTCGCAGGATGGACAGTATGTGTACATCGTCAAGGCGGACCGCACGGTCGAAATGCGGATGGTCAGGGCCGAGCGGCAGCAAGGCGACCAGGTCGTGATCGCCGCGGGAGTCTCCGCGGGCGAGGTGGTGGTGACCGACGGGCAGCTTCGCCTGACGCCTGGCGCCAGCGTGTCGGAGCGCGGCGACACTGGCAGGGGCCGCGGCCCGGTGGGTGGCCGCAGCGGGAGTCAGGCGAAAGACAACGGCGGCCAACGAGGCGGCCAGTAG
- a CDS encoding efflux RND transporter permease subunit: MNFAETFIRRPVATTLLVLSILIFGVMGYRLLPVSDLPTVDFPTIQVNAGLPGASPETMAASVATPLEKQFSTIAGVSSISSSNTQGSTTITLQFDLSRSIDAAAQDVQSMIARAQRSLPPGMPSPPSFQKVNPADSPVLFLTLSSATLPLSRLDRYAQNLLAQRLSMVTGVAQVNVFGSQKFAVRVDVDPQQLASRQIGIDQVAQAIASANVNRPTGTLYGPDRNYVVQASGQLLNADAYTSIVVAYRNGSPVRLNEVAHVYDGVENERNAGWYNGSRTIYLAIQRQPGTNTVEVVDRIKALLPQLEQQLPASVQLRVRSDRSVPIRESVDDVKSTLQLTVCLVVLVIFLFLRNVSATIIPSLALPFSIVGTFAVMYVLDYSLDNLSMMALTLSVGFVVDDAIVMLENIVRHMEMGKSRLQAALDGSKEVSFTIISMTLSLTAVFIPVLFMGGVVGRLMHEFAVTIGAAILVSGFVSLTLTPMLCSRFLKAPHAIRHGRFYNAMEWMFDGWLRGYSWSLRQTIRFKGATMVVSALVLAGTVYLFTIIPMGFIPSVDTGQLSGQIETSQGLGFEATVARVKDVMNVLARDPNVAGYTANVGGAGGRLSVDLKPRQQRSLDADRVIEALRPKFAGIPGIRVFLTNPPAIRIGGMMSRSQYQYTLQDPDTDELYRAAPRFEAALRTLEGFEDVTSDLQIRNPQVTVDLDRDQIAALGLTVDEVELALTSAYGSRQVSQIFAADDQYQVILQVDPRYQRDPAALSMLYVQTEAGKLVPLSTIVATRQTVGPLSVNHTGQLPSVTLSFNLRPGVSLGDAVSRVQAVARDILPATVSGSFQGTAQAFQDSMTGLGWVLALAIFVIYVVLGILYESFIHPLTILSGLPSAGFGALITLLLFRHDLNIYAFVGIIMLVGLVKKNGIIMIDFAIASRRRDNLSAAEAIYDACRVRFRPIMMTTMAALMGTLPIALGWGAGSEARRPLGLAVVGGLLVSQTLTLYVTPIFYIYMEHFQEWLGHRKAARQSALPRLDVSVDGGESGG; encoded by the coding sequence ATGAACTTCGCGGAAACTTTCATCCGTCGCCCGGTGGCGACGACGCTGCTGGTGCTCTCGATCCTGATTTTCGGGGTGATGGGGTACCGGCTCCTGCCGGTCAGCGATCTGCCCACCGTCGATTTCCCGACGATCCAGGTGAATGCGGGCCTGCCGGGGGCCAGCCCGGAAACGATGGCGGCCTCGGTCGCGACGCCGCTCGAGAAGCAGTTCTCGACGATCGCCGGCGTCAGCTCCATCAGCTCCAGCAACACGCAGGGCAGCACCACCATCACTCTCCAGTTCGACCTGAGCCGCTCAATCGACGCGGCGGCCCAGGACGTCCAGTCGATGATCGCGCGCGCTCAGCGCTCGCTGCCGCCGGGGATGCCCTCGCCACCGTCGTTTCAGAAGGTCAATCCCGCCGATTCTCCGGTCCTGTTCCTCACGCTGAGCTCGGCGACGCTGCCCTTGTCGCGGCTCGATCGCTACGCGCAGAACCTCCTCGCGCAGCGCCTCTCGATGGTCACCGGAGTGGCGCAGGTGAACGTCTTCGGGTCGCAGAAGTTCGCGGTGCGCGTGGACGTCGATCCCCAGCAGCTCGCGTCGAGGCAGATCGGCATCGACCAGGTGGCGCAGGCGATCGCATCGGCGAACGTCAACCGCCCGACGGGAACGCTCTACGGGCCGGACCGCAATTACGTGGTCCAGGCGTCGGGGCAGCTGCTGAACGCCGACGCGTACACCTCGATCGTGGTCGCCTATCGGAACGGCAGCCCGGTCCGGCTGAACGAGGTCGCGCACGTCTACGACGGTGTCGAGAACGAACGCAACGCGGGTTGGTACAACGGGTCCCGCACGATCTATCTCGCCATCCAGCGGCAGCCTGGCACCAACACCGTCGAGGTCGTGGACCGCATCAAGGCGCTGCTGCCCCAGTTGGAGCAGCAGCTTCCGGCCTCGGTCCAGCTTAGAGTCCGGAGCGACCGGTCGGTCCCGATCCGCGAGTCGGTGGACGACGTGAAGTCCACGCTGCAGCTGACGGTCTGCCTCGTTGTGCTCGTCATCTTCCTGTTCCTGCGCAACGTGTCGGCGACAATCATCCCCAGCCTCGCGCTGCCCTTCTCGATCGTCGGCACGTTCGCCGTGATGTACGTCCTCGACTACAGCCTCGACAACCTGTCGATGATGGCGCTGACCCTCTCGGTGGGATTCGTGGTGGACGACGCCATCGTCATGCTGGAGAACATCGTCCGGCACATGGAGATGGGCAAGTCGCGGTTGCAGGCGGCGCTCGACGGTTCGAAGGAGGTGTCGTTCACCATCATCTCGATGACGCTGTCGCTCACCGCCGTCTTCATCCCCGTGCTCTTCATGGGCGGGGTGGTCGGCCGGCTGATGCACGAGTTCGCGGTGACGATCGGCGCGGCGATTCTCGTGTCCGGTTTCGTGTCGCTCACCCTCACGCCGATGCTCTGCAGTCGGTTCCTGAAAGCGCCCCACGCGATTCGGCATGGACGGTTCTACAACGCCATGGAGTGGATGTTCGACGGCTGGCTGCGAGGCTACTCATGGTCGCTGCGGCAGACCATCCGCTTCAAGGGCGCAACCATGGTGGTGTCGGCGCTCGTGCTCGCCGGCACGGTGTACCTGTTCACCATCATCCCGATGGGGTTCATTCCCAGCGTGGACACCGGCCAGTTGAGCGGCCAGATCGAGACCAGCCAGGGACTCGGCTTCGAGGCCACAGTTGCCCGCGTCAAGGACGTGATGAACGTCCTCGCGCGCGACCCCAACGTCGCCGGCTACACGGCGAATGTCGGCGGTGCGGGCGGTCGCCTGAGCGTGGATCTCAAACCGCGCCAGCAGCGGTCGCTCGACGCCGACCGGGTGATCGAGGCACTGCGGCCGAAGTTCGCCGGCATCCCGGGCATCCGGGTCTTCCTGACGAATCCGCCGGCGATTCGCATCGGCGGCATGATGTCGCGCAGCCAGTACCAGTACACGCTGCAGGATCCCGACACCGACGAACTGTACCGCGCGGCGCCCCGATTCGAGGCCGCGCTCCGCACGCTCGAGGGCTTCGAGGACGTGACGTCCGACCTGCAGATCCGCAACCCGCAGGTCACCGTCGACCTCGACCGCGATCAGATCGCGGCGCTCGGCCTCACCGTGGACGAGGTGGAATTGGCGCTGACCTCGGCGTACGGATCGCGGCAGGTGTCGCAGATCTTCGCGGCCGACGATCAGTACCAGGTCATCCTGCAGGTCGACCCTCGCTACCAACGCGATCCGGCCGCCCTCTCCATGCTGTATGTGCAGACGGAAGCGGGCAAGCTTGTGCCCCTCTCGACCATCGTCGCTACCCGTCAGACGGTCGGACCGCTGTCGGTCAACCACACTGGCCAGTTGCCGTCGGTGACACTCTCGTTCAACCTCCGGCCGGGGGTCTCACTGGGCGATGCCGTGTCACGCGTGCAGGCGGTTGCGCGCGACATTTTGCCGGCCACCGTGTCGGGCAGCTTCCAGGGTACGGCGCAGGCGTTCCAGGATTCGATGACCGGCCTCGGGTGGGTACTCGCCCTCGCGATTTTCGTGATCTACGTGGTGCTCGGCATCCTCTACGAGAGCTTCATCCACCCACTCACGATTCTCTCCGGTCTGCCATCGGCGGGCTTCGGCGCGTTGATCACGCTGCTGCTGTTCCGACACGACCTGAACATCTACGCCTTCGTCGGCATCATCATGCTGGTGGGCTTGGTGAAGAAGAACGGCATCATCATGATCGACTTCGCGATTGCGTCACGGCGCCGGGACAACCTGAGCGCCGCCGAGGCCATCTACGACGCGTGTCGCGTCCGCTTTCGGCCGATCATGATGACGACGATGGCGGCGCTCATGGGCACGTTGCCGATCGCGCTCGGCTGGGGCGCCGGTTCCGAGGCGCGGCGGCCGCTTGGCCTCGCCGTCGTGGGCGGCCTGCTCGTGTCGCAGACGCTCACCCTCTATGTGACGCCGATCTTCTACATCTACATGGAACACTTCCAGGAGTGGCTGGGTCACCGGAAGGCTGCGAGGCAGTCGGCGCTCCCACGACTCGACGTCTCGGTGGACGGGGGCGAGAGCGGGGGTTGA
- a CDS encoding DUF2283 domain-containing protein codes for MRSDLDRIRVYYDAFAKTLTVWLGDPATEHVAQEADDDTVFMKDASGRIIGFEKLNVALAPGSQGLTVELVNSSAA; via the coding sequence ATGCGATCCGACTTGGACAGAATCAGGGTCTACTACGACGCCTTCGCCAAGACGCTGACGGTCTGGCTCGGTGATCCTGCGACCGAACACGTGGCACAAGAGGCCGACGATGACACGGTGTTCATGAAGGACGCCAGTGGTCGGATCATCGGCTTCGAGAAGCTGAACGTCGCTCTCGCTCCAGGATCGCAAGGCCTCACCGTAGAATTGGTGAACTCGTCAGCCGCCTGA
- a CDS encoding NIPSNAP family protein — protein sequence MKRREFIKSSSLAGGAVLAGWPGSQAFAQVAPREFYELRVYEMPTGNRKTVLNDYLSKACIPAFNRLGVTPVGVFNVVSGSNALFLYVLIPYPNLGSLLAVPERLAADVEYQKAAAAYLGASIDNPAYTRYESSLLWALKNVPRMRIPAETAGKKARLFELRIYESHSESAALKKIEMFNEGGEIGIFDRVGLRPVFFGQTLVGRRQPNLVYMTVHQDMAAREKVWEDFRNSPDWKKLSADPAFANTVSATTVMFLRPTDYSQV from the coding sequence GTGAAACGGCGTGAGTTCATCAAGTCCTCTTCGCTGGCTGGCGGTGCCGTCCTCGCCGGATGGCCGGGCAGCCAGGCGTTCGCTCAAGTGGCCCCGCGGGAGTTCTATGAGCTGCGGGTCTATGAAATGCCGACTGGCAACCGGAAGACCGTCCTCAACGACTACCTCTCAAAGGCCTGTATCCCCGCGTTTAACAGGCTGGGTGTCACTCCGGTTGGGGTGTTCAATGTGGTGTCCGGCAGCAACGCCCTCTTCCTGTATGTGTTGATCCCATATCCGAACCTGGGGTCACTCCTCGCGGTTCCCGAGAGACTGGCTGCGGACGTGGAGTATCAGAAGGCCGCCGCCGCCTACCTGGGAGCCTCCATCGACAATCCCGCGTATACGCGATACGAGAGTTCGTTGCTGTGGGCGCTCAAGAACGTGCCGAGGATGCGAATCCCGGCGGAAACGGCCGGAAAGAAGGCGCGGCTCTTCGAATTGCGCATCTACGAAAGCCACAGTGAATCAGCCGCGCTGAAGAAGATCGAGATGTTCAACGAGGGAGGCGAAATCGGAATCTTCGACCGCGTTGGCTTGAGGCCGGTGTTCTTCGGACAGACCCTCGTCGGCCGGAGACAGCCGAACCTGGTGTACATGACGGTTCATCAGGACATGGCGGCACGCGAGAAAGTGTGGGAGGACTTCCGCAATTCCCCGGATTGGAAGAAGCTGAGCGCCGACCCGGCATTCGCGAACACGGTTTCAGCCACGACGGTGATGTTCCTGCGACCCACGGACTACTCGCAGGTGTGA
- a CDS encoding ATP-binding protein produces MMTPRYLAPAVDKALATGKMVFVGGPRQVGKTTLALSLLGRKATERHPAYFNWDDPRAAARLRRVELPANEPLLIFDEVHKYARWRNLLKGIYDTEKSFRRIVVTGSARLDYYRKGGDSLANRYRYFRLHPFSLRELDPKPSRSHLDALLRFGGFPEPLFRQDEVEHRIWQRDRLARVIREDLRDLERVREVSLVEQLVDLLPERVGTPLSVANLRQDLEVDHKTVERWLTILENMYVCFRLPPFGSPRIRAVKKEKKIYLWDWSAVADPGARFENLVACQLLKYCHWIEDTEGFRMELRFLRDTDRREVDFVVLRGGRPQFAVECKTGERAISAAVHYCAERTPIPRFFQVHRGDRHYASGRVTVLPFTTFCTELNLP; encoded by the coding sequence ATGATGACTCCACGATACCTGGCACCGGCGGTGGACAAGGCGCTGGCAACGGGCAAGATGGTCTTCGTCGGCGGGCCGCGGCAAGTGGGTAAGACGACCTTGGCGCTCTCTCTTCTCGGCCGGAAAGCCACGGAGCGGCATCCGGCCTATTTCAACTGGGACGACCCGAGGGCTGCGGCGCGGTTGCGACGGGTCGAGCTGCCGGCAAACGAGCCGCTCCTCATATTTGATGAAGTGCACAAGTACGCTCGCTGGCGCAACCTGCTCAAGGGTATCTACGACACTGAGAAGTCCTTCCGTCGCATCGTCGTCACCGGGTCGGCCAGACTCGACTACTACCGCAAAGGAGGCGATTCTCTCGCCAATCGGTATCGCTACTTCCGCCTGCACCCGTTCTCGCTGCGCGAGCTCGACCCGAAGCCGTCCAGGTCGCACCTCGACGCGTTGCTCCGGTTCGGCGGCTTTCCGGAGCCGCTCTTTCGCCAGGACGAGGTCGAGCATCGCATTTGGCAGCGGGATCGTCTGGCCAGGGTGATTCGCGAAGACCTGCGAGATCTGGAGCGGGTTCGCGAGGTGAGCCTCGTCGAGCAGCTCGTCGACTTGCTGCCGGAGCGCGTCGGCACGCCATTGTCTGTAGCCAACCTGCGGCAGGACCTGGAGGTTGATCACAAGACCGTCGAACGATGGCTGACGATCCTGGAGAACATGTACGTCTGTTTCCGCCTGCCGCCGTTCGGCTCACCCCGGATCCGAGCGGTGAAGAAGGAGAAGAAGATCTACCTGTGGGACTGGTCGGCCGTGGCCGACCCCGGCGCGCGCTTCGAGAACCTGGTGGCGTGCCAGCTGCTCAAGTACTGCCACTGGATCGAGGACACCGAGGGCTTCCGCATGGAGCTCCGCTTCCTCAGAGACACCGACCGACGCGAGGTCGATTTTGTGGTCCTGCGCGGCGGGCGACCGCAGTTCGCAGTCGAATGCAAGACTGGCGAGCGCGCCATCAGCGCGGCGGTCCACTACTGCGCCGAACGAACTCCGATCCCCCGGTTCTTCCAGGTCCATCGCGGCGATCGTCACTACGCGTCCGGCAGAGTCACGGTGCTCCCGTTTACCACCTTCTGCACGGAGCTCAATCTGCCGTGA
- a CDS encoding LssY C-terminal domain-containing protein, protein MSSLVLGLILIYLIVAYLVLPWAWNVSMRRHPDLSACPRITRTAEGISGDPLNIALMGSDGAIVRAMTAGGWHPADPITFRTSLRIVESTLLKRPDETAPVSNLFLFGRKQDLAFEQPVGASPRQRHHVRFWRADLINQEQPLWLGAATYDTSVGVSHRTGQVTHHIAADLDAERDKCSADLTRVGAAEEVYYVERFHDRLEGRNGGGDAWHTDGRLVVVILTIGSKL, encoded by the coding sequence GTGTCGTCTCTCGTCCTGGGACTGATCCTCATCTACCTGATCGTCGCCTACCTGGTACTGCCGTGGGCGTGGAATGTCAGCATGCGCCGCCATCCTGATTTGAGCGCCTGCCCCCGCATCACCCGCACAGCCGAAGGCATCTCAGGTGACCCCTTGAACATCGCGCTGATGGGATCCGACGGCGCCATTGTCCGGGCCATGACGGCTGGCGGATGGCATCCGGCCGACCCCATCACGTTTCGAACCAGTCTGCGTATCGTCGAAAGCACGCTGCTCAAGAGGCCTGATGAGACAGCTCCGGTCAGTAACCTGTTTCTGTTTGGCCGGAAGCAGGACCTGGCGTTCGAGCAACCCGTCGGCGCCAGTCCTCGCCAGCGGCACCATGTCCGGTTCTGGCGGGCCGACCTGATCAACCAGGAGCAGCCGCTCTGGCTCGGGGCGGCTACCTATGACACGTCGGTCGGGGTGAGCCACAGGACGGGCCAGGTCACCCATCACATCGCCGCGGACCTCGATGCTGAGCGGGACAAGTGCTCGGCCGACCTCACGCGAGTCGGAGCGGCCGAGGAGGTCTACTACGTCGAACGGTTCCACGACCGGTTGGAAGGACGCAACGGCGGAGGCGATGCCTGGCACACGGATGGCCGCCTGGTGGTGGTCATTCTGACGATCGGATCGAAGTTGTAA